GGCAGCGGTGATATTGGCCCGGTCGAGATTGGCGCGGGCGACCGCCAGCATGTCACGGCTGGCATCGATGCCGACGGCGCGGCGATAGTGTCCAGCCAGAAGCTGTAGCATCCTGCCCGTGCCCGTACCGAGATCGAGGAAGGAGTCGATCGGCTGCGGACCAATGAGATCGATCAGCGCCTTGTCGACATCCTCATCCGCGACATGGAGACGCCGCAGCTCATCCCACTCGGCAGCATTTCGGCTAAAATAGGCTTGGGCACGCTCGGCGCGAATACGCTTTACGGAGGCGAGACGTTCTCCGTCACGCAACAGCACCGTATCCTTTTCGGCGGTATGGCGCAGCAGGCTGCGCGCCAACGTGACGGCCTTGCCCTCCTGCTTCAGGCGGAAATAGGCCCAGGCGCCCTCCTGATAACGATCGATCAGCCCGGCTTCACCGAGCAGCTTGAGATGCCGGGAAATGCGAGGCTGCGACTGACCGAGAATTTCGGTAAGGTCGGTCACTGTGAGATCGCCGGCCGCCAGTAGCGCCAGAAGGCGCAGCCTAGTCGGCTCGCCGACCGCCTTCAGCACGTCTACTACGTCATCCAAACCGAGTTTAACCAGATCCGTCATTTCACACCCAATCAAGATATAAAGATATCTTTATGTGATTTGAATGAACTCCGCAAGAGCTAATCACCGAAGAGACCAGTAGAGCGTCGGAAATCTGTTAGTTTTTGTCGGCGGGGGAATATATGCGTCCTGCTTAAGGCAAAGAAAAACCCCGGACCTGCCGGGGTTCTCCATGACGGAAAGACAGCAAACTTTATCGTGTCAGGCGCTTGTGCGCCTGGCTGCCCGGATTGAGAGCATCGGGGCCGAGGCGGCGGACCTTGTCCTGTTCGTAATCTTCGAAATTGCCTTCGAACCATTCGACATGACCTTCGCCTTCAAAGGCCAGGATATGCGTGGCCAGGCGGTCGAGGAACATGCGGTCGTGGCTGATGATGATGGCGCAACCGGCGAAGTTTTCGAGTGCGCTTTCCAGCGCGCCCAGCGTTTCCGTATCGAGGTCGTTGGTCGGTTCGTCGAGCAGAAGCACGTTGCCGCCGGACTTCAGCATCTTGGCCAGGTGCACGCGATTGCGCTGACCGCCGGAGAGACTGCCGACCTTCTGCTGCTGGTCGCCGCCCTTGAAGTTAAAGGCGCCGCAATAGGCGCGCGAGTTCATGTCGAACTTGCCGAGCTTGATGATTTCGGCGCCACCGGAGATTTCCTCCCATACCGTCTTGTTGCCATCAAGCGCGTCGCGGCTCTGGTCGACATAGCTGAGATGCACGGTCTCGCCGATGCGGATCGAGCCGGAATCCGGCTTTTCCTGCCCGGTGATCATCTTGAACAGGGTCGTCTTGCCGGCGCCGTTCGGGCCGATAATGCCGACGATGCCGCCGGGCGGCAGCTTGATCGACAGATCGTTGATCAGCGTGCGACCTTCGAAACCCTTGGTGATGCCCTCCATCTCGATCACCACCTGGCC
The Rhizobium sp. 11515TR DNA segment above includes these coding regions:
- a CDS encoding ArsR/SmtB family transcription factor, coding for MTDLVKLGLDDVVDVLKAVGEPTRLRLLALLAAGDLTVTDLTEILGQSQPRISRHLKLLGEAGLIDRYQEGAWAYFRLKQEGKAVTLARSLLRHTAEKDTVLLRDGERLASVKRIRAERAQAYFSRNAAEWDELRRLHVADEDVDKALIDLIGPQPIDSFLDLGTGTGRMLQLLAGHYRRAVGIDASRDMLAVARANLDRANITAASVRHGDIFNLPLEQQDFDLIAIHQVLHFLDQPEVAINEAARMLRPGGRLVIIDLAPHGLEYLRDEHAHLRLGFSHQTISDWLKLAGLDVERVQDLHSGREGGQALTVTIWLARDPRLLIASDQGYQSSPILAGRV